Within the Natranaeroarchaeum sulfidigenes genome, the region TCCGCAACGAACTCGACGAGGACGGGATCACCCACGACTTCGTCGAGGTTTCCGAACGGACTCGTCTGAACACGACGATTTCGGCTCCGGATGCGGAGTACAAGATCAATCACCACGGCCCAACCGTCGACGAGTCAGCCATCGACGAGTTGATCGACGTGATTTCCCGCCACGAGCCTGCAGTCGTCGTGATCGGCGGCTCGCTCCCGCCGGGCCTCGACGTCGATGCGATCGACCGACTCGCAGAGGGTGGCCCCTGGGAAACCGTCGTCGACGTCGGCGGCGAGGCGCTCGCCGAACTCGACGCCCAGTACAGCCTCTGCAAACCGAACGAGGTCGAACTCGCAGCCGCTACCGGGATGCCCTGTGAGACGATCGCGGAGTGTCGTGAGGCCGCACAGGCACTTCGCAGGCAGGGGTTCGACCGTGTCGTCGCCTCGCTCGGCGCGATGGGGGCGCTGTACGTCGCCGAGGACACCGTTCTGTTCGCAGAATCGCTCGACGTCGATGTCGCCGATACGGTTGGCGCGGGCGACGCGTTGCTCTCGGGCGTCCTCGCTGCCTCGCACACGAGCGAGTCGCCCGAGCGCGTCCTCAGCTATGGCGTCGCAGTGTCGGCGCGACTCGTCGGTACCGTCGGAACGGCGGTCAACCACCTCGACGATGTCCCGGAGCTCGCCGATCAGGTCCGAATCGTCGAGGACCCGGACTGAACGTTTTTGTTGATCTCTAGGGGCTGATACCCATCTCGTCGAGAAGTACGAGTGCTGCCTCGTGGGATGACGACGGACCACGGGCCGTGATGAGGTCGCCGTCGACGGTAACTGACGTCTCAGCGTCGAGTTCGGCGTCCCAGTTGCCACCGGCAGCGTTCAGTTCATCCTCGACCCAGTAGGGAAGTTTCCGCCCGTCGGGTAGCAGTTCCTGCTCGGTGACGATCCCGTCCTCCCAGGCGTTCGGGAACCCGGTCACGTTCCGTCCGGAGACGAGGAATCCCCCATCGGAGTCCCGGGTAAAGGCGAGGATCCCGACCGCATGGCAGACGACAAGCGCCTTTGCATCCCCGTCCTCGACAGCCGTTCGGAGTGCGGCCCGGGCGTGGCGGTCCTGATTGATATCCCACACAGTGCCGTGACCCCCCGGAAACACGACCGCATCGTACGCGTCCGGGGTGACGTCCGCCAGGGCCTCTGGATTCCGCAGTCGCTCGTCGGTCTCGTGGACCTCGGCAACGTGTGTCGCCGTCTCCTCACCGACTTCGTCCGGATCGACAGATTGCTCGTCGATCACCGGCGGGCCCCCGCTTGGCGTTGCTACAGTAATTTCGACACCGGCGTCCGACAGTGTTGTCAGTGGCTCAATACATTCTTCGCCCCAGTACCCTTCTTCACTGACGATAAAGAGTGCGTTCGCCATCAGTAACATACTCGGGTCCAAGCACTGAAAAACCCACCATACTCACTGCCTGTCATGGCTGTGGCCTGGGAACACCCTCGCTGGCTGCCACGCCGCTGGACTGGCAACGCTCTCGCTGGCTGGCGACTCGATAAAAACGCGACAGCACCGAGTTCAATCGAATTTGCTGTTGCCTGCGCTCCCCGAGACCTCGGTCAGGTCGGCGTGAACGTCCGCGATGCGCTCGCGGATCTCCCGGCCGGTGACGCGGGGGTCGAAGTGGTCCTTGTTCGGCGACCAGTCGGTGTCGTTGAAGAAGGTATCACGCGAATCCGGGACGCCCTCCGGCGGGAAGATGGCGTCGCGGTGCTCGTCGTAGTAATCGAAGGCAGTCCGGGTGTACTCGTACTGGTACCGGGTGTCCTTGTTGACCTTGCAAATGCCGTGCTGGAGCATCTCCTGGAGCTGGTCGGGCTGGACGCCCGAGGAGCCGTGCAGGACGAGCGGCGTGTCCAGGCCGTGGTCGCGCAGCGCCTGACGGATATCGCCCGCGAGGTCGGGGCGAAGCTCCAGATCCTTTCCTTTGGCGACGCCGTGCTGCGTACCGACGGAGATCGCAAGCAGGTCACAGCCCGTCCGATCGACGAACTCGACGGCCTGCTCGGGATCGGTGTAGAACGCGTCCTCGACGGCGATCTCGTCCTCGACGCCTTTGATCTGGCCCAGTTCGGCCTCGATGAGGATGTCGGCGTCGTACTCGTCGACCATCTCGACGACCTTCTTGCTCTCGGCGACGTTCTCCTCGAACGGCTCGTGGGAGGCGTCGATCATCACCGAGGATGGAATGTCGGTCTCCATCTGGTACTCGATGAAGTCCATGTCGGTCTGGTGGTCCATATTGAGGAACACGCCGATATCGAACCCCTCGGCGAGCGCGTCGATGTAGCCACCGAGCGCTTTTAGGCCGGCTTTGGCGTCGCCGTTCCCGGCGAAGCGACAGGCTCCGGCAGAGGCCTGCAACAATAGATCCGAGTCGTTGCGTGCTGCCCCTTCCATCAGGCCGATCATCGTATTCGGCTCCGCGATGTTCGAGGCGATCAGGCCGAACCCTTCCTCCAGCGCGTCGTCGTACACGGTCGCGAGTTCACTGCCGTCGTAGAATGACATGGTAGTGGTCTACCCACCGTAAACGTTCCACGGCGCGGGTAATAATATATTCGAAACCGCGGTCTATCGGCGCGATGCACGTTCAATCGCCCGGAGAGCTTTTAGTGTGCACGATCAATCACCGCGCATGGAGTTCGGTATTCTCAGCACGGCAGGCATCGCCCGAAACTCGGTCGTTCCCGCGATCCGGGAGAGCGAAGCGACGGTCGGTGCGATCGCCTCCCGGGACGCCGACCGGGCGGCGTCGGTCGCGGACGACTTTTCGATTCCCCGGAGCTACGGATCCTACGACGCGCTACTCGACGATTCCGGGATCGATGCCGTCTATATCCCCCTTCCCAACGGCCTGCACGCCGAGTGGACGAAACGGGCGGCAGACGCCGGGCTCGATGTCCTCTGTGAGAAACCCCTCACCGTCGATGCCGCGGAGGCCCACGAGGTCGTCGATCACTGCGAACGACGCGACGTCACGCTCATGGAGGCGTTCATGTATCAGTTTCACCCAAGAACCGAACGCGCGATCGAACTGGCCGACGAGCGCCTCGATGATATCCGCTCTGTCTCGGCATCGTTCAAATTCCCGCTGGTCGACGCCCCTGACGATATCCGGCTGAATCCCGACCTCGCCGGGGGAAGCCTGATGGATGTCGGCGCGTACGCCGTCTCGGCTGCCCGGCAGTTTCTCGGCCAGCCGGGTCGCGTATATGCCCACATCCACGACTCCCGTGATTCGGGCGTCGACACGGAGGTCGCCGGAATCCTGGAGTACGATGACGGCTCTTCTGCCAGAGTCGCCTCGGGTTTTGATACCCAGACCGTTCAGCGATATCGGGTCGAAGCGGCGAACGGCTGGATCGAGGTCGAAAACGCGTTCAGCCCGCCATCGGACGATCCGGCCGAACTCGACTACATGATCGACGGCGTTCGTGGCACCGAGCGGTTCGAGCCGGTCGATCAGTACCGGCTGCAGATCGACCATTTCGTCGACTGCGTCGAGTCTAGAGCACAGCCCCGGACTGGCGGTACGGAGGCAATCGAGAATATGGCAGTTATCGACGCGCTGTACCGGAGCGCCGACAGTGGGGAACCCACCACAGTCGATACCCAACAATAACACAATGTCTGACCAACAATACCGCGACCACGGCTGGCTTGGCAACGAAATTGAACGTATCCTCGAGTTCTACTACCCCGACTGTCTCGACGACGTCCACGGTGGGTACGTCGCCCAGTTCGACGAAGCGACTGGAGAGCTCTACGACCACGACACGAAACATCTCGTGGCGACGGCCCGCTTCGTCACGAACTTCGCCGTCGCGGATCAGCTTGGCGGCCCGGAGTGGTGTCGTCCTGCGGCCGAGCGAGGCGTCGACTTCCTGCTCGACGTCCATCGTGACAGCGAGCACGGCGGTTTCCACTGGCTGCTCGATGGTACCGAGCCGGTCGACTCGCGTCGAGTCTGTTACGGTCATGCGTTCGTCCTGCTGGCGCTCTCGCGTGCCGCCGAGATCGGCATCGGTCGGGCCCAGTCGGAACTCGGTTCGGTTTCGGACCTCATTGACGAGCGGTTCTGGGAAGCGGACTACGGTCTCTGCGCGAGCGAATACGATCCGGAGTGGACGAGCGCAGACTCCTACCGGGGACAGAACGCAAACATGCATACCTGCGAGGCGATGATCGCGGCGTACGAGACCACCAACGAGACCCGATATCTCGATCGCGCGATAACGATTGCCGAGTCGCTCACTGTCGATCTCACCGCCGAGACGGACGGACTTATCTGGGAGCATTACACCGCCGACTGGGGGCACGATTTCGAGTATAACCGCGACGACCCGACACACACCTTCCGGCCCTGGGGGTATCAGCCGGGCCATCAGATCGAGTGGGCGAAACTGCTCGCCGTCCTCGACCGATACGCCGACGCGTCCTGGCTGCTCCCCCGTGCCGAGGAACTGTTCGACGCAGCGATCGAGTACGGCTGGGACGACGATCACGGGGGCTTTTATTACTCGTTCGACCTCGATGGCGAGCCGCTGGTCAACGACAAATACTCCTGGGAAGTCGCGGAGGGGATTGGCGCTGCTGCCGTCTTCACGGAGCGAACGGACGACGAGCAGTATCTGGACTGGTACAGCCGGTTCTGGACGTACGCAGACGAGCACCTGATCGCTCCTGTGAACCGTAACTGGTACACGAAAGTTACCGAAGACAACGAGCCGATGCCGACAACCGAGGGGGTTGCAGTCGAGCCGGGGTACCACCCGATCGGTGCATGTCTCGAAGGGATTCGATCGCTCTCGTAGCGCGCTGGTGAGCTATCCCCACATTTTATATTCAAAACCTGACTGTTCTGGCAA harbors:
- a CDS encoding type 1 glutamine amidotransferase domain-containing protein, encoding MANALFIVSEEGYWGEECIEPLTTLSDAGVEITVATPSGGPPVIDEQSVDPDEVGEETATHVAEVHETDERLRNPEALADVTPDAYDAVVFPGGHGTVWDINQDRHARAALRTAVEDGDAKALVVCHAVGILAFTRDSDGGFLVSGRNVTGFPNAWEDGIVTEQELLPDGRKLPYWVEDELNAAGGNWDAELDAETSVTVDGDLITARGPSSSHEAALVLLDEMGISP
- the pfkB gene encoding 1-phosphofructokinase — encoded protein: MILTVTLNPAIDHTLSLTEPLVDGDVARTGEYELNSGGKGINVSQYLRHLGVETTTTGLLGGMTGEFIRNELDEDGITHDFVEVSERTRLNTTISAPDAEYKINHHGPTVDESAIDELIDVISRHEPAVVVIGGSLPPGLDVDAIDRLAEGGPWETVVDVGGEALAELDAQYSLCKPNEVELAAATGMPCETIAECREAAQALRRQGFDRVVASLGAMGALYVAEDTVLFAESLDVDVADTVGAGDALLSGVLAASHTSESPERVLSYGVAVSARLVGTVGTAVNHLDDVPELADQVRIVEDPD
- a CDS encoding AGE family epimerase/isomerase, which encodes MSDQQYRDHGWLGNEIERILEFYYPDCLDDVHGGYVAQFDEATGELYDHDTKHLVATARFVTNFAVADQLGGPEWCRPAAERGVDFLLDVHRDSEHGGFHWLLDGTEPVDSRRVCYGHAFVLLALSRAAEIGIGRAQSELGSVSDLIDERFWEADYGLCASEYDPEWTSADSYRGQNANMHTCEAMIAAYETTNETRYLDRAITIAESLTVDLTAETDGLIWEHYTADWGHDFEYNRDDPTHTFRPWGYQPGHQIEWAKLLAVLDRYADASWLLPRAEELFDAAIEYGWDDDHGGFYYSFDLDGEPLVNDKYSWEVAEGIGAAAVFTERTDDEQYLDWYSRFWTYADEHLIAPVNRNWYTKVTEDNEPMPTTEGVAVEPGYHPIGACLEGIRSLS
- a CDS encoding Gfo/Idh/MocA family protein, translated to MEFGILSTAGIARNSVVPAIRESEATVGAIASRDADRAASVADDFSIPRSYGSYDALLDDSGIDAVYIPLPNGLHAEWTKRAADAGLDVLCEKPLTVDAAEAHEVVDHCERRDVTLMEAFMYQFHPRTERAIELADERLDDIRSVSASFKFPLVDAPDDIRLNPDLAGGSLMDVGAYAVSAARQFLGQPGRVYAHIHDSRDSGVDTEVAGILEYDDGSSARVASGFDTQTVQRYRVEAANGWIEVENAFSPPSDDPAELDYMIDGVRGTERFEPVDQYRLQIDHFVDCVESRAQPRTGGTEAIENMAVIDALYRSADSGEPTTVDTQQ
- the fba gene encoding class II fructose-bisphosphate aldolase, encoding MSFYDGSELATVYDDALEEGFGLIASNIAEPNTMIGLMEGAARNDSDLLLQASAGACRFAGNGDAKAGLKALGGYIDALAEGFDIGVFLNMDHQTDMDFIEYQMETDIPSSVMIDASHEPFEENVAESKKVVEMVDEYDADILIEAELGQIKGVEDEIAVEDAFYTDPEQAVEFVDRTGCDLLAISVGTQHGVAKGKDLELRPDLAGDIRQALRDHGLDTPLVLHGSSGVQPDQLQEMLQHGICKVNKDTRYQYEYTRTAFDYYDEHRDAIFPPEGVPDSRDTFFNDTDWSPNKDHFDPRVTGREIRERIADVHADLTEVSGSAGNSKFD